One window of the Nicotiana tabacum cultivar K326 chromosome 4, ASM71507v2, whole genome shotgun sequence genome contains the following:
- the LOC107831593 gene encoding protein RESPONSE TO LOW SULFUR 1 has product MFSTIAVPFNQTKPHRRDISAMPESEILRRRNEELEKELKKSIEREEKMKQELQKTWERLRVAEEAEERLCSQLGELEAEAVDQARTYRTRVIHLMDQLSLAQKLLESASITVPSSQ; this is encoded by the coding sequence ATGTTTTCGACAATTGCTGTGCCTTTTAACCAAACAAAGCCCCATCGCCGTGACATCTCCGCCATGCCGGAGAGTGAGATACTCAGGAGAAGAAATGAGGAGTTGgagaaagaattaaaaaagagCATTGAGAGGGAAGAGAAAATGAAGCAGGAATTGCAGAAAACATGGGAAAGGCTGAGGGTGGCGGAGGAGGCTGAAGAGCGCCTTTGCTCTCAGCTCGGTGAACTTGAGGCCGAGGCTGTTGATCAGGCTCGGACCTACAGGACACGTGTCATCCATTTGATGGATCAACTCTCTTTGGCCCAGAAACTTCTCGAATCAGCTTCCATTACCGTTCCCAGTTCCCAGTGA